The following proteins are co-located in the Nilaparvata lugens isolate BPH chromosome 14, ASM1435652v1, whole genome shotgun sequence genome:
- the LOC120348919 gene encoding solute carrier family 2, facilitated glucose transporter member 5-like produces MSSSLLVPEVDGKMDQDHHDTGYFAVSSTADLTPMKRAGSSTEKERDGRATWLLVLSGMATTFGASLPVGYNIGVINAPSAVIQKWCSEALLQRYSITLTPATLAIVWSTIVSIFLIGGMIGSLAGSWFAHQIGRKGTLIVSGVLGVVAGILFLTCKDPHLIEFIFIGRFLVGLSSGLITGVMPMYLCEIAPPNLRGVMGVLCPLGLTFGVVFSQFMGMNWILGTEQHWHHLLALYAILIIFCGLALPFMPESPKYLYYIKGLKQRACRGLIET; encoded by the exons ATGTCGTCCAGTCTGTT AGTACCTGAAGTAGACGGCAAGATGGACCAAGATCATCATGACACTGGTTACTTTGCGGTTAGCAGCACTGCTGACCTAACACCTATGAAAAGAGCTGGTAGTAGCACTGAAAAG GAACGGGATGGTCGAGCTACTTGGTTACTAGTCTTGAGTGGAATGGCTACGACCTTTGGAGCATCTCTACCTGTCGGATATAATATTGGAGTTATAAATGCTCCCTCAGCT GTGATACAGAAGTGGTGTTCGGAAGCTTTGTTGCAACGATACAGTATCACGTTGACTCCAGCCACGCTAGCTATTGTTTGGTCGACAATTGTGTCGATTTTCCTGATTGGAGGAATGATTGGATCTCTAGCCGGCAGCTGGTTTGCTCATCAAATTGGCAG GAAAGGAACGTTAATAGTGAGCGGTGTATTGGGTGTAGTCGCTGGCATCCTATTTCTAACCTGTAAAGATCCACAccttatagaatttatatttattgggaGATTTCTTGTTGGATTGTCGTCAG GTTTAATAACAGGAGTTATGCCCATGTATCTCTGTGAAATAGCGCCACCCAATCTGAGAGGGGTGATGGGTGTCCTATGCCCACTTGGACTAACATTTGGCGTTGTTTTCTCACAGTTTATGGGCATGAATTGGATTTTAG GAACTGAACAACACTGGCACCATCTGTTGGCCCTCTATGCAATTCTTATTATCTTCTGTGGTCTGGCTCTACCTTTCATGCCAGAAAGCCCTAAATACTTGTATTACATCAAGGGACTCAAACAGCGGGCTTGCCGAG GTTTGATTGAGACCTGA